The following are from one region of the Actinoplanes sp. L3-i22 genome:
- a CDS encoding sodium:proton antiporter, whose protein sequence is MNGVQLLLIIGVGITVSAVAKRRGVEPGLVIVILAAAASFIPWMPRLELESEAILAIVVPPLLYSATREASVSQFGANLRPIISLGVVLVLLTTAALGYLTNLLLPSIGAAAGFVLGAILAPPDTITTVSHGAEIGMPKRVVGVLTGESLVNDATALTMFTIALGAANGEHTTFGQGAGELARTAFVGLGVGVALGMAAIWVRKRLSAPTLETSLILLVPFTAFLLAEEVHASGIIAVVAASFGISINLTLDPKHQYEGGYLARVQESAVWPVLDFLLETFVFAYIGLQLRFVLADLAESAEPGLAPTLIAAGVLLVAAIVIRLVLVYGLFGRWRLRERMSARRAERDPRYRAALERRRTRRGGEPLSAPDNKETLLVGWTGMRGILTLAAAAAVPETTSSGAPFPGRDAIQAIALLVTLGTLLIQGTTLRWLARRLRFDLAGERAAAEAMRDRGRAVVETAGESFDQQRGAVGTALRDRQLDEETARELIAEIDLRQAAHHYGS, encoded by the coding sequence GTGAACGGTGTGCAGCTGCTTCTGATCATCGGGGTGGGCATCACGGTCTCGGCCGTCGCCAAACGTCGCGGCGTCGAGCCGGGGCTGGTGATCGTGATCCTCGCGGCCGCCGCCTCGTTCATCCCGTGGATGCCGCGGCTCGAGCTGGAGAGCGAGGCGATCCTGGCGATCGTCGTGCCGCCACTGCTCTACTCCGCGACGCGGGAGGCGTCCGTGTCGCAGTTCGGGGCGAACCTGCGGCCGATCATCAGTCTCGGCGTCGTCCTGGTGCTGCTGACCACCGCGGCGCTCGGCTACCTCACCAATCTGCTGCTCCCGTCGATCGGCGCGGCGGCCGGATTCGTGCTCGGCGCGATCCTGGCGCCGCCGGACACCATCACGACGGTCTCGCACGGCGCGGAGATCGGCATGCCGAAACGGGTGGTCGGCGTGCTCACCGGGGAGAGCCTGGTGAACGACGCGACCGCGCTGACCATGTTCACCATCGCGCTGGGGGCGGCGAACGGCGAGCACACCACGTTCGGGCAGGGCGCCGGCGAGCTCGCGCGGACCGCCTTCGTCGGCCTCGGGGTCGGGGTCGCACTCGGGATGGCGGCGATCTGGGTCCGCAAGCGGCTCTCCGCGCCGACCTTGGAGACCTCGCTGATCCTGCTGGTGCCGTTCACCGCGTTCCTGCTGGCCGAGGAGGTGCACGCGTCCGGGATCATCGCGGTGGTCGCGGCTTCGTTCGGCATCAGCATCAACCTGACCCTCGACCCCAAGCATCAGTACGAGGGTGGCTACCTGGCCCGGGTGCAGGAGTCCGCGGTCTGGCCGGTGCTGGACTTCCTGCTGGAGACGTTCGTCTTCGCGTACATCGGGCTGCAGCTGCGGTTCGTGCTGGCCGACCTGGCCGAGTCGGCGGAGCCGGGCCTGGCGCCCACGCTGATCGCGGCCGGAGTGCTGCTGGTCGCCGCGATCGTGATCCGGCTGGTGCTGGTCTACGGGCTGTTCGGGCGCTGGCGGCTGCGCGAGCGCATGTCGGCGCGGCGGGCCGAACGGGATCCGCGGTACCGCGCGGCCCTGGAACGCCGGCGCACCCGGCGCGGCGGTGAGCCGCTGAGCGCGCCGGACAACAAGGAGACGCTGCTGGTCGGCTGGACCGGGATGCGCGGGATCCTGACCCTGGCCGCGGCGGCCGCGGTGCCGGAGACCACGTCGTCCGGGGCGCCGTTCCCCGGGCGGGACGCGATTCAGGCGATCGCGTTGCTGGTCACGCTCGGGACGTTGCTGATCCAGGGGACGACGCTGCGGTGGCTGGCCCGGCGGCTGCGGTTCGACCTGGCCGGGGAGCGGGCCGCGGCGGAGGCGATGCGGGATCGGGGGCGGGCGGTGGTCGAGACCGCCGGGGAGTCGTTCGACCAGCAGCGCGGCGCGGTCGGCACGGCCCTGCGGGACCGGCAACTGGACGAGGAGACGGCTCGGGAGCTGATCGCCGAGATCGACCTGCGCCAGGCGGCTCACCACTACGGGAGCTGA
- a CDS encoding glycine hydroxymethyltransferase, with translation MSELNAESTAFRSALEVVRSVEPRIADAIAKELTDQRESLKLIASENYASPAVLLAMGNWLSDKYAEGTIGRRFYAGCQNVDTVESVAVEHAKALFDAPYAYVQPHSGIDANLVAYWAILADRVEVPYLKKFEKRQINDLTDAEWAELRQAFGNQRLLGMSLDAGGHLTHGFRPNISGKMFDQRSYGVDPATGQIDYKALLESAKEFKPAVLVGGYSAYPRKVNFAKMREIADEVGATFMVDMAHFAGLVAGGVFTGDYNPIPHAHIVTTTTHKSLRGPRGGAVFCQPELSSQVDRGCPMVLGGPLPHVMAAKAIAFAEARRPEFATYAQQIVTNSQALAEGLAKRGVQLVSGGTDNHLVLLDVHPFGLTGRQAEQALLDSGIVTNRNAIPSDPNGAWYTSGIRIGTPALTSRGLGVAEMDQIAELIHTVLVNTTPDATSKAKFTLDPALSEGVAKQATDLLAPFPLYPSVSLG, from the coding sequence GTGTCTGAACTGAACGCTGAATCCACCGCTTTCCGCTCCGCCCTCGAGGTGGTCCGGTCCGTCGAGCCGCGCATCGCCGACGCGATCGCGAAGGAGCTCACCGACCAGCGCGAGTCGCTGAAGCTGATCGCCAGTGAGAACTACGCCTCGCCGGCCGTCCTGCTGGCGATGGGCAACTGGCTCTCCGACAAGTACGCCGAGGGCACGATCGGGCGCCGCTTCTACGCCGGCTGCCAGAACGTGGACACCGTCGAGTCGGTCGCCGTCGAGCACGCCAAGGCGCTGTTCGACGCTCCGTATGCGTATGTCCAGCCGCACTCCGGCATCGACGCGAACCTGGTCGCCTACTGGGCGATCCTGGCCGACCGCGTCGAGGTGCCGTACCTGAAGAAGTTCGAGAAGCGGCAGATCAACGACCTGACCGACGCCGAGTGGGCCGAGCTGCGGCAGGCGTTCGGCAACCAGCGGCTGCTCGGCATGTCGCTGGACGCCGGTGGGCACCTGACCCACGGGTTCCGTCCGAACATCTCCGGCAAGATGTTCGACCAGCGCTCCTACGGCGTCGACCCGGCGACCGGGCAGATCGACTACAAGGCGCTGCTGGAGTCGGCCAAGGAGTTCAAGCCGGCTGTGCTTGTCGGCGGCTACTCGGCGTACCCCCGCAAGGTGAATTTTGCCAAGATGCGGGAGATCGCCGACGAGGTGGGCGCGACCTTCATGGTCGACATGGCGCACTTCGCCGGGCTGGTCGCCGGTGGCGTGTTCACCGGGGACTACAACCCGATCCCGCACGCGCACATCGTCACCACCACCACCCACAAGAGCCTGCGGGGCCCGCGCGGTGGCGCCGTGTTCTGCCAGCCGGAGCTGTCGTCGCAGGTGGACCGTGGCTGCCCGATGGTCCTCGGCGGCCCGCTGCCGCACGTGATGGCCGCCAAGGCGATCGCGTTCGCGGAGGCCCGCCGGCCGGAGTTCGCGACGTACGCCCAGCAGATCGTCACCAACAGCCAGGCGCTCGCCGAGGGCCTGGCCAAGCGGGGCGTGCAGTTGGTCTCCGGTGGCACCGACAACCACCTGGTGCTGCTCGACGTGCACCCGTTCGGGCTGACCGGCCGCCAGGCCGAGCAGGCCCTGCTGGACAGCGGCATCGTCACGAACCGCAACGCGATCCCGTCCGACCCGAACGGTGCCTGGTACACGTCCGGCATCCGGATCGGCACCCCGGCCCTGACCTCGCGCGGCCTCGGCGTCGCGGAGATGGACCAGATCGCCGAGCTGATCCACACCGTCCTCGTGAACACCACCCCCGACGCTACGTCGAAGGCCAAGTTCACGCTGGACCCGGCCCTGTCCGAGGGCGTCGCCAAGCAGGCCACCGACCTGCTCGCGCCGTTCCCGCTCTACCCGTCGGTCAGCCTCGGCTGA
- a CDS encoding MarR family winged helix-turn-helix transcriptional regulator, whose protein sequence is MERPETQGRALRELAIVHQLSSTRLNRALRPLGITLTHTAVLSHLAQAPQGCSVGEIAAAMEVNQPAVSKTLRTLVDLGAVGIEVAGDDSRRREVRLTAHGGELLGSAMRAMHPDATVAFAGLSDDRLAALVELLGEVRVRLDDARSHER, encoded by the coding sequence ATGGAACGTCCGGAGACTCAGGGACGGGCTCTGCGCGAGCTCGCCATCGTCCATCAGCTGAGCAGCACCCGCCTGAACCGGGCGCTGCGCCCGCTCGGCATCACCCTCACGCACACCGCGGTGCTGTCGCATCTGGCGCAGGCGCCGCAGGGGTGCTCGGTCGGCGAGATCGCGGCGGCGATGGAGGTCAACCAGCCGGCCGTCTCCAAGACCCTGCGCACCCTCGTCGACCTGGGCGCGGTCGGGATCGAGGTGGCCGGGGACGACAGCCGGCGCCGGGAGGTCCGGCTGACCGCGCACGGCGGCGAACTGCTGGGCTCGGCCATGCGGGCGATGCACCCGGACGCGACGGTCGCCTTCGCCGGGCTCTCCGACGACCGGCTCGCCGCGCTGGTCGAGTTGCTGGGCGAGGTGCGGGTCAGGCTCGACGACGCACGCTCCCACGAGCGCTGA
- a CDS encoding discoidin domain-containing protein translates to MRRSRWRSGAIVGLTAAVVAGYAAITMTGASAAETLLSQGKPATASSTEAAGAYLASEAVDGNAGTRWASAFSDPQWLQVDLGTTQSISRVELNWETAAGKAFEIQTSNNASSWTSIYSTTTSTGGNQNLTVNGSGRYVRMYGTQRTTGYGYSLWEFKVYGGGTTTPTDPTTSPTGPTLPGGGSLGAQVTVFDPSQSSASIQATADAIFAQQETNQFGTQRNLLAFKPGTYNGLNIQVGFNTSVIGLGQNPQDVRINGDITVDAGWFQGNATQNFWRSVENISLYPVSGADRWAVSQAAPFRRMDVHGDLNLAPNGYGWASGGYIADSRISGVEGQYSQQQWFTRNSQIGSNSNAVWNQTFVGVQGAPASSFPNPPYTTIAQTPVIREKPYLYLNGGNYAVFVPSLSTNSSGVSWANGNTPGTSIPLSQFYVAKPGDSAATINQALAQGLNLIFQPGVYHVNQTINVTRANTVVMGLGYATIIPDNGVTPVQVADVDGVKIAGLLFDAGTTNSANLLVIGPNGSSANHAANPTTIQDVFFRIGGSIAGKATNSLLVNSNNAIIDHIWAWRADHGNAGTYGWAVNTADSGLIVNGQNVTAYGLFVEHYQKYEVVWNGNGGKTYFLQNEQPYDPPTQAAWRSGANGYAAYKVADSVTSHEAWGLGSYCYFNVNPSIHSNSGFEVPVNSGVKLHNLLTVSLGGNGVIDHVVNNTGAAAQGTATVPVYLNSFN, encoded by the coding sequence ATGAGACGCTCCCGTTGGCGGAGCGGCGCGATCGTAGGCCTCACGGCCGCGGTTGTCGCCGGTTATGCCGCCATCACCATGACCGGCGCATCGGCAGCCGAGACGCTGCTGTCGCAGGGCAAGCCCGCGACCGCGTCGTCCACCGAAGCGGCCGGCGCCTACCTCGCCTCGGAAGCCGTCGACGGCAACGCCGGCACCCGCTGGGCGTCCGCCTTCTCGGACCCGCAGTGGCTGCAGGTCGACCTGGGCACCACCCAGTCGATCTCCCGGGTCGAACTGAACTGGGAGACCGCGGCCGGCAAGGCGTTCGAGATCCAGACCTCGAACAACGCCTCCAGCTGGACCTCGATCTACTCGACCACCACCTCCACCGGTGGCAACCAGAACCTGACGGTGAACGGCTCCGGCCGGTACGTCCGGATGTACGGCACCCAGCGCACCACCGGCTACGGCTACTCGCTGTGGGAGTTCAAGGTCTACGGCGGCGGCACCACCACGCCGACCGACCCGACCACCTCCCCGACCGGCCCGACCCTGCCGGGCGGCGGCAGCCTCGGCGCCCAGGTCACCGTCTTCGACCCGAGCCAGTCCTCGGCGTCGATCCAGGCGACCGCCGACGCGATCTTCGCGCAGCAGGAGACGAACCAGTTCGGTACCCAGCGCAACCTGCTGGCGTTCAAGCCGGGCACCTACAACGGCCTGAACATCCAGGTCGGGTTCAACACCTCGGTGATCGGTCTCGGTCAGAACCCGCAGGACGTGCGGATCAACGGCGACATCACCGTGGACGCCGGCTGGTTCCAGGGCAACGCGACCCAGAACTTCTGGCGCTCGGTCGAGAACATCTCGCTGTACCCGGTCTCCGGCGCCGACCGCTGGGCCGTGTCGCAGGCCGCGCCGTTCCGCCGGATGGACGTGCACGGTGACCTGAACCTGGCGCCGAACGGCTACGGCTGGGCGTCCGGTGGCTACATCGCCGACTCGCGGATCAGCGGCGTCGAGGGCCAGTACTCGCAGCAGCAGTGGTTCACCCGGAACAGCCAGATCGGCTCGAACTCCAACGCGGTCTGGAACCAGACCTTCGTCGGTGTCCAGGGCGCTCCGGCGAGCAGCTTCCCGAACCCGCCGTACACCACGATCGCGCAGACCCCGGTGATCCGGGAGAAGCCGTACCTGTACCTCAACGGCGGCAACTACGCGGTGTTCGTGCCCAGCCTGTCGACCAACTCGTCCGGGGTGAGCTGGGCGAACGGCAACACGCCGGGCACCAGCATCCCGCTGAGCCAGTTCTACGTGGCGAAGCCGGGCGACAGCGCGGCGACGATCAACCAGGCGCTGGCGCAGGGCCTCAACCTGATCTTCCAGCCGGGCGTCTACCACGTGAACCAGACGATCAACGTGACCCGGGCGAACACCGTGGTGATGGGTCTCGGCTACGCGACGATCATCCCGGACAACGGCGTCACCCCGGTCCAGGTGGCCGATGTGGACGGCGTGAAGATCGCCGGCCTGCTCTTCGACGCCGGCACCACCAACTCGGCGAACCTGCTGGTCATCGGCCCGAACGGCTCGTCGGCCAACCACGCGGCGAACCCGACCACGATCCAGGACGTGTTCTTCCGGATCGGCGGCTCGATCGCCGGCAAGGCCACCAACAGCCTGCTGGTGAACAGCAACAACGCGATCATCGACCACATCTGGGCGTGGCGCGCCGACCACGGCAACGCCGGGACCTACGGCTGGGCCGTCAACACGGCCGACAGTGGCCTGATCGTGAACGGTCAGAACGTGACCGCGTACGGCCTGTTCGTCGAGCACTACCAGAAGTACGAGGTGGTGTGGAACGGCAACGGCGGCAAGACGTACTTCCTGCAGAACGAGCAGCCGTACGACCCGCCGACGCAGGCCGCCTGGCGCTCCGGGGCCAACGGGTACGCCGCGTACAAGGTGGCCGACTCGGTGACCAGCCACGAGGCCTGGGGACTGGGCAGCTACTGCTACTTCAACGTGAACCCGAGCATCCACTCCAACAGCGGGTTCGAGGTGCCGGTGAACTCCGGCGTCAAGCTGCACAACCTGCTGACCGTCTCGCTCGGTGGCAACGGTGTGATCGACCACGTGGTCAACAACACCGGAGCGGCCGCGCAGGGGACGGCGACCGTGCCGGTCTACCTGAACAGCTTCAACTGA
- a CDS encoding sugar ABC transporter substrate-binding protein: MRRLMAATGCVALLLTGAACNRGTGEPVVGLITKTDTNPFFVTMKHGAQSAAEQQGLDLLTFAGKVDGDNEAQVQAIENLISYGAKGFLITPNDSKAIVPSLDRAHKANMLVIALDTPVDPPDAADATFATDNYQAGKLIGEWAKAKFTKDGKTAKIAMLDLNPNQVSVDVKRDQGFLEGFGIPNGDPNRIGDENDPRISGHDVTDGNEEGGRTAMENLLQKDPSINLVYTINEPAAAGAYQALKAAGRDKDVTIVSIDGGCPGVDNVANGVIGATSMQFPIKMAELAVEAIAKYAKDGTKPQNTAGKDFYDTGVQLITDDPQAGVEAKDSTWGKQNCWG, from the coding sequence ATGCGCAGGTTGATGGCGGCCACGGGCTGCGTGGCGCTCCTGCTGACCGGCGCGGCCTGTAATCGGGGCACCGGTGAGCCGGTGGTCGGACTGATCACCAAAACGGACACGAACCCGTTCTTCGTGACGATGAAACACGGCGCCCAGAGCGCCGCCGAACAGCAGGGCCTCGACCTCCTGACGTTCGCCGGGAAGGTCGACGGCGACAACGAGGCTCAGGTGCAGGCGATCGAGAACCTCATCTCGTACGGCGCAAAAGGTTTTCTGATCACGCCGAACGACTCGAAGGCGATCGTGCCCTCACTGGACCGGGCGCATAAGGCGAACATGCTGGTGATCGCCCTGGACACGCCGGTCGATCCGCCGGACGCCGCGGACGCCACCTTCGCCACCGACAACTACCAGGCCGGAAAGCTGATCGGCGAGTGGGCCAAGGCGAAGTTCACCAAGGACGGCAAGACCGCGAAGATCGCGATGCTCGACCTCAATCCGAACCAGGTCTCCGTGGACGTCAAGCGGGACCAGGGCTTCCTGGAGGGGTTCGGGATCCCGAACGGCGACCCGAACCGGATCGGCGACGAGAACGACCCGCGGATCTCCGGGCACGACGTCACCGACGGCAACGAGGAGGGCGGCCGTACCGCGATGGAGAACCTGTTGCAGAAGGATCCGTCGATCAACCTGGTCTACACCATCAACGAGCCCGCGGCGGCCGGCGCGTACCAGGCGCTCAAGGCCGCCGGCCGGGACAAGGACGTCACGATCGTCTCGATCGACGGCGGCTGCCCGGGCGTGGACAACGTCGCGAACGGCGTCATCGGGGCCACCTCGATGCAGTTCCCGATCAAGATGGCCGAGCTCGCCGTCGAAGCGATCGCGAAGTACGCCAAGGACGGCACCAAACCGCAGAACACCGCCGGCAAGGACTTCTACGACACCGGCGTCCAGTTGATCACCGACGACCCGCAGGCCGGCGTGGAGGCCAAGGACTCCACGTGGGGCAAGCAGAACTGCTGGGGGTGA
- a CDS encoding ABC transporter permease has translation MSTTTTAADFDVHRHDSFGLRLQHALHGNPVLGPLAVLILAIIAFSIVNTRFFAAANLSLVLLQVTVIATLALGQTLIILTAGIDLSAGAIAVFSSVLMAQFCFKVGMPAVLALLLGLACGTAMGALNGFLVTRIKLPPFIVTLGTLTIFFSLNSVVSNSETIRGSDMPHLMTWTGDTIAIGSFQLSYGSILMLLLFGFFWYALGRTAWGKHVYATGDDAEAARLAGIRTSRVLFSVYTVAGLLYAIGGWILIGRLASASPNVGTEYNLDSITAVVLGGTSLFGGRGGVLGTLIGALIVGVFRNGLQLAGVEVVWQGFAIGLLVLIAVSLDQWIRKVKG, from the coding sequence TTGAGTACGACGACCACCGCCGCCGACTTCGACGTACACCGGCACGACTCGTTCGGCCTGCGCCTGCAGCACGCGCTGCACGGCAATCCGGTCCTCGGGCCGCTGGCCGTACTGATCCTGGCGATCATCGCGTTCTCGATCGTCAACACCCGCTTCTTCGCCGCCGCCAACCTGTCGCTGGTGCTCCTGCAGGTCACCGTGATCGCCACGCTCGCGCTCGGGCAGACGCTGATCATCCTGACCGCCGGCATCGACCTGTCGGCCGGCGCGATCGCGGTCTTCTCCTCGGTCCTGATGGCCCAGTTCTGCTTCAAGGTCGGGATGCCCGCGGTGCTCGCACTGCTGCTCGGGCTGGCCTGCGGGACGGCGATGGGCGCGCTGAACGGATTCCTGGTCACCCGGATCAAGCTGCCCCCGTTCATCGTCACGCTCGGCACGCTGACCATCTTCTTCTCGCTGAACTCGGTGGTCAGCAACAGCGAGACGATCCGCGGCTCGGACATGCCGCACCTGATGACCTGGACCGGGGACACCATCGCGATCGGGAGCTTCCAGCTCAGCTACGGCTCGATCCTGATGCTGCTGCTGTTCGGCTTCTTCTGGTACGCGCTCGGCCGGACCGCCTGGGGCAAGCACGTCTACGCGACCGGGGACGACGCCGAGGCGGCGCGACTGGCCGGGATCCGTACCAGCAGGGTGCTCTTCTCGGTCTATACCGTCGCCGGGCTGCTCTACGCGATCGGCGGCTGGATCCTGATCGGACGACTCGCGTCGGCCAGCCCGAACGTCGGCACCGAGTACAACCTGGACTCGATCACCGCGGTCGTGCTCGGCGGGACCAGCCTCTTCGGCGGCCGGGGCGGGGTGCTCGGCACATTGATCGGCGCGCTGATCGTCGGCGTCTTCCGCAACGGGCTGCAACTGGCCGGGGTCGAGGTGGTCTGGCAGGGCTTCGCCATCGGCCTGCTGGTGTTGATCGCGGTGTCCCTGGACCAGTGGATCAGGAAGGTCAAGGGTTGA
- a CDS encoding ATP-binding cassette domain-containing protein produces the protein MTEPVLQAKGLTKRYGRVVAIDGSDLELLPGEILAVIGDNGAGKSSLIKALSGALIPDSGEMRLDGVPVTFRNPMEARAAGIETVYQTLAVAPGLDIADNLFLGREQRRPGALGSVFRLLDRRKMRDEAARHMSELGVATLQNIGQAVESLSGGQRQAVAVARAAAFGSKVVILDEPTAALGVKEGNRVLQLIRDVRDRGLPVILISHNMPHVFEVADRIHIQRLGRRIAVITPSSHSMSDAVAIMTGAAPPPDEPAAEPA, from the coding sequence ATGACCGAGCCGGTTCTGCAAGCAAAAGGCCTGACCAAACGGTACGGGCGGGTGGTCGCGATCGACGGCAGCGACCTCGAGCTGCTGCCGGGCGAGATCCTCGCCGTGATCGGCGACAACGGCGCCGGCAAGTCCAGCCTGATCAAGGCGCTGTCCGGGGCGCTGATCCCGGACAGCGGCGAGATGCGGCTCGACGGCGTACCGGTGACGTTCCGCAATCCGATGGAGGCGCGCGCCGCCGGCATCGAGACCGTCTACCAGACCCTGGCGGTCGCGCCCGGCCTGGACATCGCGGACAACCTGTTCCTCGGCCGGGAGCAGCGCCGGCCCGGTGCGCTGGGCTCGGTCTTCCGGCTGCTGGACCGGCGGAAGATGCGCGACGAGGCCGCCCGGCACATGAGCGAGCTGGGCGTGGCCACCCTGCAGAACATCGGGCAGGCCGTCGAGTCGCTCTCCGGCGGTCAGCGGCAGGCGGTCGCGGTGGCCAGGGCGGCCGCCTTCGGCAGCAAGGTGGTGATCCTGGACGAGCCGACCGCGGCGCTCGGCGTGAAGGAGGGCAACCGGGTGCTGCAGCTGATCCGGGACGTCCGGGACCGCGGGCTGCCGGTGATCCTGATCAGTCACAACATGCCGCACGTGTTCGAGGTCGCCGACCGGATCCACATCCAGCGCCTGGGCCGGCGGATCGCGGTGATCACGCCGTCGTCGCACTCGATGTCGGACGCGGTCGCGATCATGACCGGTGCGGCCCCGCCGCCGGACGAGCCGGCGGCGGAACCGGCCTGA
- a CDS encoding bifunctional diguanylate cyclase/phosphodiesterase has product MVLGAVMWQGIRADAAEQGRRQGLAQAQVILEMAVGPSLDGADLDDGLTTSQLQGLRRATELAVFHGSVLRLRVRGFAGQVVFSDDGSTGGGLPVASPDFRAAAAGQPRVKVIGAPGHEVIRVVQPLVASASGQTLGVLELYLPYQEIAAHTRAQLAGVTWRVAGGLAALYLVLALLAWWTTRSLSRYAARQEYNATHDILTGLPNRAAYRNHAEAVLAVAERDGGHGAVVLLDLNRFKEVNDTLGHHAGDELLRVVSARMRAGLDGGDVLARLGGDEFAMLLPGRDEAQAVAVLEGIRTRVAEELVLDGVPLNMEASFGIALYPEHGIHVQDLKLRADAAMYQGKRGTEDIVVFHGGTAGHPHQWLKVQAELRHALERDELVLWYQPKVGLPGAGINGVEALVRWQHPERGLLPPGEFLPAAEHSGLIAPLTEWVLRRALADQSGWTATGQDWTLSVNVSARNLDAPGFTGYVAALLAETGARPDRLILEVTETALAGDADSAVRTIHELGALGVGISVDDFGTGYTSLSHLRGLPITEIKIDRAFVADVDRDPQSQAIVRSVIELAHGLGGRVTAEGVETAEIHRWLVAAGCDEAQGYLYGRPVPWPQVAVEPIVEPITERTAR; this is encoded by the coding sequence ATGGTGCTGGGTGCGGTGATGTGGCAGGGCATCCGCGCCGACGCCGCCGAGCAGGGGCGCCGGCAGGGCCTGGCCCAGGCGCAGGTGATCCTGGAGATGGCGGTCGGTCCCTCGCTGGACGGCGCCGACCTGGACGACGGGCTGACCACCAGCCAGCTGCAGGGCCTGCGGCGGGCCACCGAGCTGGCCGTCTTCCACGGGTCGGTGCTGCGGTTGCGGGTCCGCGGGTTCGCCGGCCAGGTGGTCTTCTCCGACGACGGCTCGACCGGTGGCGGGCTGCCGGTGGCGTCGCCGGACTTCCGCGCGGCGGCCGCCGGGCAGCCCCGGGTCAAGGTGATCGGCGCGCCCGGGCACGAGGTGATCCGGGTGGTGCAGCCGCTGGTGGCGTCCGCCTCCGGGCAGACGCTCGGGGTGCTGGAGCTGTATCTGCCGTACCAGGAGATCGCCGCGCACACGCGCGCCCAGCTCGCCGGGGTGACCTGGCGGGTGGCCGGTGGCCTGGCCGCGCTCTACCTGGTGCTGGCGCTGCTGGCGTGGTGGACCACCCGGTCGCTGAGCCGGTACGCGGCCCGCCAGGAGTACAACGCCACCCACGACATCCTGACCGGGCTGCCGAACCGGGCCGCGTACCGGAACCACGCCGAGGCGGTCCTCGCGGTCGCCGAGCGCGACGGCGGGCACGGCGCCGTGGTCCTGCTCGACCTCAACCGGTTCAAGGAGGTCAACGACACCCTCGGCCACCACGCCGGCGACGAGCTGCTGCGGGTGGTGTCCGCCCGGATGCGGGCCGGCCTGGACGGTGGCGACGTGCTGGCCCGGCTCGGCGGCGATGAGTTCGCCATGCTGCTGCCCGGCCGGGACGAGGCGCAGGCGGTCGCGGTGCTGGAGGGCATCCGCACCCGGGTCGCCGAGGAGCTGGTGCTCGACGGCGTCCCGCTGAACATGGAGGCGAGCTTCGGCATCGCGCTCTACCCCGAGCACGGCATCCACGTGCAGGACCTGAAGCTGCGCGCGGACGCCGCGATGTACCAGGGCAAACGCGGTACCGAGGACATCGTGGTGTTCCACGGCGGGACGGCCGGGCACCCGCATCAGTGGCTGAAGGTCCAGGCCGAGCTGCGGCACGCCCTGGAGCGCGACGAGCTGGTGCTCTGGTACCAGCCCAAGGTCGGGCTGCCGGGCGCCGGGATCAACGGCGTGGAGGCGCTGGTCCGCTGGCAGCACCCGGAACGCGGGCTGCTGCCGCCCGGCGAGTTCCTGCCGGCCGCCGAGCACTCCGGACTGATCGCCCCGCTCACCGAGTGGGTGCTGCGCCGCGCGCTGGCCGACCAGTCCGGCTGGACCGCGACCGGTCAGGACTGGACGCTCTCGGTCAACGTGTCGGCCCGCAACCTGGACGCCCCGGGCTTCACCGGCTACGTCGCGGCGCTGCTCGCCGAGACCGGCGCCCGCCCGGACCGGCTGATCCTGGAGGTCACCGAGACCGCGCTGGCCGGGGACGCGGACAGCGCGGTCCGGACCATCCACGAGCTCGGGGCGCTGGGCGTGGGCATCTCGGTGGACGACTTCGGCACCGGCTACACCAGCCTGTCGCACCTGCGCGGGCTGCCGATCACCGAGATCAAGATCGACCGGGCGTTCGTCGCGGACGTCGACCGGGACCCGCAGAGCCAGGCGATCGTCCGTTCGGTGATCGAGCTGGCGCACGGCCTGGGTGGCCGGGTCACCGCCGAGGGCGTCGAGACGGCCGAGATCCACCGCTGGCTCGTCGCGGCCGGCTGCGACGAGGCCCAGGGCTACCTGTACGGACGTCCG